CCAATCCGGGTCTGCCGGGTTCTGATTGAGGTAGAAGTCCACGATGATCCTCCGATCACAGGCTCAGGGGCTGGTGTAAGTCAAACCGTGCCGCATCCGAAAATGAGTGATGAGACCCGAAGCGCTGCCCTCGTTGGTCAACCAGAATCGCCTCGGGAGCGGCATTTCCGCCTCATCCAAGGTACCGTCCTCCCAGTGTGGGAACCTGGTCGAGTCGGGTTCCGGCCCCATGCTCCAGACCGCATAGGTTACCGGGCTTCTGCCCTCGGAGGTGTGATTGGCGTAGTACTGGCCGGTTGTGCTCGCGCAGCGAGGAGCATCGTCGGGCACCCAGATTCTGGCCCGTGGCCGCCAGGTACTATCGGGGAAGTCCATCAGCGTGCCGTTCTGCCACACTGCTCCCGGAGCGCGGTATCGGTAGGTCTGGCCGCGGTTGAACAGGTCCTCGAAGAATGCCCGCTTGAGGCTTCCCGGGCCGTTTGGCAAGTACTTCTTGGCGGCCAGTTCCATGGGCAACTGATAGAGGGCCCTGGTGCCGCACGACTGCCGGGTAGGCGGCAATTGGTCCTTGTGCTCCATCGCGTAGGCGTCCAGAGCAACAGTGATGTGTCGGAGGTCGGAATGGACCACGACGACATTAGATCGTAGCCGGGCCCGGGTGAGCGACGGCAGGAAGATGGCCAGGAGCAGGGCCACGATTGCCACAACCACAAGGACTTCAATCAGGGTGAATCCGCGCGCGCTCCACCGCTGCCGCAGCCATGGAGGAGCGGAACGAGACTCACCGGCGAATGGACCATTGTGGTTCCTTCTCAGGGTTAACTCCTCACTGATCGCACCGTGGACCGGCCAGCTTGTCGATCCCGCTGGTGCACTTCTGAAGCAGCCCGAAGTCGGACTGATCGACATCGCTGTCCCGGTCGAAATCGGCGACCCGGCAATCGGTGTTGGTCTGCGGAATGGCTGGCCCGGAGACACACGCCCGAAAGCGTTCGAGGTCGGCGTCGTCCACATCGCCGTCGCGATCGAGATCCGGCTTCACGAAGCGATAGAGGACCAATCGGCTGCCATCGTAGTCCATAGCCCACAGACGGTAACCGGCCTTGAAGCCATCGGCATCGACGGTATCCTCCTGATCGAGGATGCCGACCGCGTCGAACAGGCCGGTCGGTGGCCCGAACAGCGTGAAGCCGCTGCCGAGTCCCAGGAGTAGAGGCAACGTATGCCCCATACCATCGGTTATCGTCAGCTGCTGGCCTGGAGCCCAGGTACCGCTGACGATGCGGACGTCCGGGATGTTGACCAGGGTGCCCTGGAACCTTTCCGGGCCGAGCTGGCGCTCCGGGTCGAAGATGAACCGGTCGCTATCATCTTTAACATCCGTCAGGGCAATGGTTTGCGGCGCTGGCGGACCCGCTCCGGCTTCGAGCAGGACCAGATCGAAATTGGCGGCCGGGTCGTTCTGATGCTGCTCGTTGATGTTGGTCTTGCCGCGGTAGAACAGGCCGGGGGCCCGGGCTCGAAGCTCGACGAGATCGCCCGGGCGGAAGAGCCGGCCGGTTCCCGGATCATGGTTGAGGCGGTCCACCTCCGCCAGCCACTGGGGGTCTGTGTAGCTGCCGGCGGGGTGATTGCCGGTGATCTTGCCCACATACTGGCCCATGAACATGGCGGTTCCGCCGAAGTCATCGGTGTCCGCCGCCTGGAGACAGGCCTGCCACTGTCCACCGAGGAAGCCTGGTGCGGCCGGTCGTTCGTTGAGCATGGTTTGGGGCCAGTTAATGAGGACCCCGCGCATTTTCACCGCGCTGGTGGTCGGAAACGTGCCCACCCCATCGGCGTGGACAGCCTGATAGTCGCGATGTGAGGTATAGGGCATGTCTGTCCAGCCGGGCTCGCCGAGCACAGGCAGTCCAGCCCACAGAACCATCACTCCGGGCACGATTGAAGCCCACTTGCATCGCCCCATGATCCTTTCCTCCCAGCCCCGAACCACGTCCCCGACCGAAGGGAACCTTCCGTATTACGATGGGAAGAATCGTAATACCAAGAACTCAACCCGTCAATACCGGAAATCCCGGGAAGAGAAGGCGGGTTGTGATCGGCGACCGGTCCGGGGCAATTAGTGCTTGGCCGGTCAGTGGGGGTTTCCTTCGGATGACGGCCGGGGCGTGCGGTCGGTTTCAGCTGGTCAGGGCGGCATTGAGGGAGGCCGCGAAGTCCTTCTTGCCGCGCAGGCCGACGAACTTCTCGCGGATTTGCCCGTTCTTAAAGAGGATGACGGTGGGGATGTTCATGATGCCGAATTTGGCGGCGAGGGATGGGTTAGCCTCGGTGTCGACCTTGCCGACCCGTGCTCTGCCGGCGTATTCGGTGGCCAGTTCATCGATCGTTGGTCCGAGGGCACGACAGGGCATGCACCACTCGGCCCAGAAGTCCACGAGCACCGGCTCGGCGGCGTTGAGCACCTCGTCCTCGAAATTGGCTTCGGTGAATTCCCTGGTGTTGGGGCCGGCCATGGCGTCACTCTCCTTGGTTACATGCCGGGTCCAAGTGCTCTCGAGGCGCATTCCGACGCGTTCCGAGGCGATCCGGACCAAGCAGGTTGGATTGTAGGGAGCGGTTCATGGGGCGTCAACCTGGGGTGAATCCCGAGTTCGGGTTGGGGTGTGTCGGTCACGGGTGCGAGGGGATCAGACGGGGACTTCCGCGGCCGCCTCCTCGTCCTTGGGCCGGCTCTTCCATCGACGGTGCATCCAGAGATACTGTTCGGGCGCCTGGCGAACGAATCGTTCGATGGCCCAGGAGTACTGCTGGGTAATCCAGAGAAGCGGATCATCGCGGCCGGTCCACTCCTGGGGGCGAATGACGCGTGTGCACTCGACCTCATAGCGGAACCGATTGCTGACTCGTCGGGCGCAGCCGACGACGATGGGCACGTTGTGTTTCATGGCCAGCAGACCGATGGACTTGTAGGTTGAGGCTTTCACGCCGAAGAAATCGACGAACAGCCCTTTGCGACCGGCGTTCTGATCGGCGATGAAGCCCAGCACCCCCCCGCTTTCGAGGATGTCGGCGGCGCTCTGGGTGGCCCCCTTCTTGTACAGCAGCCGCAGTCCCCGCCTGGCTCTTGCGGTCATGAGGTAGTCGTTGAGATAGGGGTTGTCGAGCGGGCGCATGACGGCGGTCAGGGGGAAACCGAGGGTGGCCAGCATGAAGCCCACGAGTTCCCAACTGCCGTAGTGTCCGGTCACCAGGACGGCCCCGCGGCGGCTGACCAGGACGTCGAGGGCCTGCTCGATTCCCTTGAGACGTATGTATCGCGGCCAGGTCCATTCGTTGATGAGTCGCGGGGTGAACATCAGTTCGACGACCATCATGGTGATCTGCTGCATGGACCTGAGGGCGTAGTCGTTGACCTGGCGGTCGGTCAGGGTGTTGCCATAGGCGAGGCGGAGGTGTTCGTGAGCCCGCTTACGATGCCGGGGCATGATGTGATACCAGATCCAACCCAGGAACCGGGCTGTCCGGAGGTTCAAGTCGATGGGGAATATCTGGAACATGGTCGAGGCGCATCGAACGGCGACATAGACAAGCCAGTCAATCGCGGGCTTCTGCTTGGCCATGGCGGGGATTGTATGGGATTGGGGCGGAAGATTGAATGTGCCTCCGGTTGTTCATTGCTACCACCCGAGGTAGAGTGGCACCGAAGCGATCGACGCGGAGGAGGGCCGGAGGAGTGGTTTGGCATTCATGGCGCCGGCCGCGTGCGGACGCGGAGTACGCCATGGGCGACGGCTCGTCCAGGTTCGGAGGAACACTGCGATGACCCGAGCGATCTTGTTGCTGACGGCCGCTTTCTGCACCATCTGGATCGAGGGCTGCGGCACGGGCGCGGTTTCGAGGACGGAGAGCGGAACAGGTGGGCAGTCGGATGGAGGGTGTTGAGGCATGGGGGAGGCGGTGGTCTGGTCTACTTAAGGGCCAGGAGCCGAGTCACGATGTCGCAGGCGGCGTTGGGGCGGCCGATGCGGCGGGCGTTGGCCTGCATGGCGGCCAGGCGGCTGGTGTCGTCGAGGAGCTGATCGATCTTGTAGGCCAACACGGGGAGGTTGTTGCAGCGGATGGCAACGCCGTCCTCGAGCAGGTGGTCGGAGTTGCGTTCTTCCTGGCCAGGGATAGGGTTGACGATCACGTAGACGAGTCCCTTGGCGAGGGCCTCGGAGGTAGTCAGGCCGCCGGGTTTGCCCACGACGAGATCGGCGGCGGCCATGTACTCGTCCATATCCTGGGTGTAACCGACGACTTGGACCTTGACCTTCCCGGCGGGCGGGACGGTGGCGACGATCTTCTCGACCCGTTTGCGGAGCTGCTCACTCCGGCCGCAGATGGCGACTACTTGAGCCGGATGGCGGAGCTCCATGAGCGAGGTCAGCAGGTGCTCGATCGGGCCGACGCCGAAGCCGCCCGCGGAGGTGAGGATGGTGGTCTGATCGGGAGCGAGGCCATGTTTGCGGCGCATGGCGACCTTGTCTTTGGGTTCGGCGAAGACCGGATCGATGGGGATGCCGCTCACGGTGATCTTTTTGGCGGGCACGCCGAGCTTGACCATGTGCTCGCGGGTCTCGTCGCGGGGCACGAAGTACTGCTCATAGTGATGGCACAGCCACATGGCGTGAACGTCGAGATCGGTGACCACGATGGCTTGCCGACTGGTCAGCCGCTGCTTGGCCTTCAGCCAGGAGATGATTTCGGATGGCAGGAAGTGGGTGCAGACCACGATCTCGGGCTGTGTCTGGCGGAGCATTTTGACGAACGGGCGGGTATTGAGCTTGTTGAGGGCCAGCCGGCGTCGTTCGTTCCGCCAGGGTTTGTCGAGATAGTCGTAGAGCCAGCCGAGCAGTTCGGGCGAGCGATTGACCAGATCGATATAGGCCTTGGTGTACAGGTCGCGGAAGACCTTGTTGGTGAAATCGAGGGTATCGATGTGCCGGACCTCGCGGGCGGCGTTCATCAGGAGGAAAGCCCGCTCGACGGCCTGGGCGGCCCGCAGATGCCCCGCTCCAGCGGATACCGACAGGACCAGGACCCGATCGAACATGGCTGCCTCCTCCGAGCTTAGCGCCAGCCCGCCCCAAGACGGCCCTTGCGGCGGGAGTTGGGGCCGGGCCATGCGGTATCATCCCCTTCTCGGGATTATGGGGCAAGAGGTCGGTGACAGGTATTGGTGCTGAGCGATGGAACCATGGTGCTTTCCGTGGTAGAATGGAGTCCGTGGGCTGGCCGGCGGGTCGTGTGGCGTATGTCTGCCCACTTGAGGAGGGATAAGCGACCATGCATCACTGGAACAGGCACCCCCACAGATGGCTTCTGGGCGTCGTGCTCGTGAGTGTCGTGTCGGGTGCCGGCCTGCCGGTCCTGGCTGACGACGGTTTGGGGCTGGATCCATGTGCAGTCGAGGGCTTTCAGAAGGATGGCATCTGTGGGCATGCCCAGGCGGCCATTGCCCGGTTCGAGCGGCAGCAGAAGTTGGCTCTGGCCGGGCTGGCGGAAGTCCAGACTGACACCGACATCACCCACGTGTTTCTGGACCTGGAACTGAAGCCAACGCAGTACCAGCTGATTGGGACGGCCACGCTCACGGTTACCAGCCAATCGGACGGTCTGAGCGAGTTCACGCTTGATCTGCGGAGCGGCATGACCGTGGACGTGGTCAGCCTGAACGGAACGGTGGCGTCCTTCACACGGCCGGCCGACCAGATCCTGATCGCCCTGGACCGGCCGTACGCTTCGGGGGAGCAGTTCCAGGTTGCGGTGACCTATCACGGCACGCCGGACACTGATGGTTTTGGGGCATTTGGTTTTGACAGTCACGGGAGTCCGAGCACGCCGGTGGTTTGGACGTTGAGCGAGCCCTACTACGCCAGCACCTGGTGGCCCTGCAAAGAAGCCCACGTCAACATTGATGACAAGTTCACTCTGGACATGTGGGTTACCGTGCCTTCGAATCTGACAGTGGCGAGCAACGGGCTGCTACAGGGCACGGACACGCTGGACGGCAGCCGCAAGCGCTACCGCTGGCATGAGGGATATCCGATCAACGTTTACCTGGTATCGATGACCGCGACCAACTACACAACCTGGACGCAGACATACAGTTACGAGGGTGGTTCGATGCCGATCATACTGTATGCCTACCCCGAGTCGGCCGCGTCGGTCCAGAGCCAGACTGCCAGCGTCTACCAGATGGTCGCGGTTTTCAGCAGCGCCTACGGGCAGTACCCG
This is a stretch of genomic DNA from Phycisphaerae bacterium. It encodes these proteins:
- a CDS encoding lysophospholipid acyltransferase family protein; the protein is MAKQKPAIDWLVYVAVRCASTMFQIFPIDLNLRTARFLGWIWYHIMPRHRKRAHEHLRLAYGNTLTDRQVNDYALRSMQQITMMVVELMFTPRLINEWTWPRYIRLKGIEQALDVLVSRRGAVLVTGHYGSWELVGFMLATLGFPLTAVMRPLDNPYLNDYLMTARARRGLRLLYKKGATQSAADILESGGVLGFIADQNAGRKGLFVDFFGVKASTYKSIGLLAMKHNVPIVVGCARRVSNRFRYEVECTRVIRPQEWTGRDDPLLWITQQYSWAIERFVRQAPEQYLWMHRRWKSRPKDEEAAAEVPV
- the trxA gene encoding thioredoxin, coding for MAGPNTREFTEANFEDEVLNAAEPVLVDFWAEWCMPCRALGPTIDELATEYAGRARVGKVDTEANPSLAAKFGIMNIPTVILFKNGQIREKFVGLRGKKDFAASLNAALTS
- a CDS encoding glycosyltransferase; translated protein: MFDRVLVLSVSAGAGHLRAAQAVERAFLLMNAAREVRHIDTLDFTNKVFRDLYTKAYIDLVNRSPELLGWLYDYLDKPWRNERRRLALNKLNTRPFVKMLRQTQPEIVVCTHFLPSEIISWLKAKQRLTSRQAIVVTDLDVHAMWLCHHYEQYFVPRDETREHMVKLGVPAKKITVSGIPIDPVFAEPKDKVAMRRKHGLAPDQTTILTSAGGFGVGPIEHLLTSLMELRHPAQVVAICGRSEQLRKRVEKIVATVPPAGKVKVQVVGYTQDMDEYMAAADLVVGKPGGLTTSEALAKGLVYVIVNPIPGQEERNSDHLLEDGVAIRCNNLPVLAYKIDQLLDDTSRLAAMQANARRIGRPNAACDIVTRLLALK
- a CDS encoding type II secretion system protein; protein product: MVVAIVALLLAIFLPSLTRARLRSNVVVVHSDLRHITVALDAYAMEHKDQLPPTRQSCGTRALYQLPMELAAKKYLPNGPGSLKRAFFEDLFNRGQTYRYRAPGAVWQNGTLMDFPDSTWRPRARIWVPDDAPRCASTTGQYYANHTSEGRSPVTYAVWSMGPEPDSTRFPHWEDGTLDEAEMPLPRRFWLTNEGSASGLITHFRMRHGLTYTSP